One window from the genome of Nicotiana sylvestris chromosome 9, ASM39365v2, whole genome shotgun sequence encodes:
- the LOC138877585 gene encoding uncharacterized protein — MVTISKLEGQIRDIKFDSSLQAAVDEGGKKMLARENEALRAQIQRMKIAAENLERSRTDEKLINGLRQKMCDNGADFEKAEDELARTQEKLAKNVEERVKFVQQLKGKYDKEVTSLKKTLTTLENEMAQQTKNFKAEKEHCYALMSQLEEGMQ, encoded by the coding sequence ATGGTTACGATAAGCAAATTAGAAGGGCAAATCAGAGACATTAAATTTGATAGCAGTTTGCAGGCCGCTGTAGATGAAGGGGGGAAGAAAATGTTGGCCCGAGAAAATGAGGCCCTACGAGCCCAGATTCAAAGGATGAAAATAGCTGCTGAAAACCTGGAGAGGAGTAGAACAGATGAAAAACTTATAAACGGCCTTAGGCAGAAAATGTGCGATAATGGTGCCGATTTTGAAAAAGCCGAAGATGAATTGGCAAGAACCCAAGAAAAATTGGCAAAGAATGTAGAGGAACGGGTGAAGTTTGTTCAGCAGCTAAAAGGAAAGTATGATAAAGAAGTCACAAGTTTAAAGAAAACGCTAACCACTCTTGAGAACGAAATGGCTCAGCAAACAAAGAACTTTAAAGCGGAAAAAGAGCATTGTTATGCATTGATGTCTCAATTGGAAGAAGGCATGCAATAG